The DNA sequence CGAAGGCGTCGGCGCCCCGGCCGATGCTCATCATGGCGCGTCTGAGCCGCCCGCCGCGGCCGAGCATCGCGTCGCCGATTTCAATCAGCCGTGCATTGGGCGTGACGAAGGCCGAGGCGGCGCGCAATCGCTCGGCCAGCGCCATATCGTCCTGGTCGGGCTCAATGGTCAAAGCGGCGATAGCAGCGGCGGCGGGCGAACGGGAAATCCCCAGCCAGCAATGCACCACCAGTGGTGCGCTCTGGTCCCAGCTTTTGACAAATTCGATCAGTTGGTCGACATGGGCCTCTCCGGGAGCGGTCAGGCCGGGGCGGACAACAGAAATGTCGTTGAGCCCGAGCTTGAGGTGGCGGCTTTCATCAATCACCGCCGGGCGATGAAAATTCTGATTTTCCGCCAGCAGGCTGACCATTTCGCGGGCGCCGTG is a window from the Hoeflea sp. IMCC20628 genome containing:
- a CDS encoding tyrosine phosphatase family protein, with the protein product MSYLIVCRLNQIAETAVIHGAREMVSLLAENQNFHRPAVIDESRHLKLGLNDISVVRPGLTAPGEAHVDQLIEFVKSWDQSAPLVVHCWLGISRSPAAAAIAALTIEPDQDDMALAERLRAASAFVTPNARLIEIGDAMLGRGGRLRRAMMSIGRGADAFEGGRFCFGIRPDDEVPAATPQRHKG